A genomic stretch from Erwinia sp. E_sp_B01_1 includes:
- a CDS encoding ABC transporter permease — MNTLNKMLPGDRIIRLQLLMMVIVLVLFSFTLGGRFFSTGNFQSIATQLPVLGLLALGMGLTMLTGGINLSIIASANACSLLMGAIIVAHPGQPLFLLLALIAGALLAVLIGTLNGLLIAVVGVSPILATLGTMTLIAGLNILLSNGAVISGFPPLIQFLGNGDIFGVPFALLLFLLVAFGLWVLLEQTTLGRSIYLLGSNEQATRFSGVNTAKVQIIVYIFSALLSWGAALLMMSMFNSAKAGYGESWLLVTILASVLGGVNPEGGFGRVIGLVLALIVLQMLESGLNLLGVSSYLTMALWGGVLILFIALQNRRGRG; from the coding sequence ATGAACACCCTGAACAAAATGTTACCCGGTGACCGCATTATTCGCCTGCAACTGTTGATGATGGTGATAGTGCTGGTCCTGTTCTCCTTCACGCTTGGTGGCCGGTTCTTCAGCACCGGCAACTTCCAGTCGATCGCCACGCAGTTGCCGGTGCTGGGCCTGCTGGCACTGGGTATGGGACTGACCATGCTGACCGGTGGGATTAATTTGTCGATCATCGCCAGCGCCAATGCCTGTTCGCTGTTGATGGGGGCAATTATCGTTGCGCATCCCGGCCAGCCGCTGTTTCTGCTGCTGGCGCTGATTGCCGGTGCGCTGCTGGCGGTGCTGATAGGCACGCTGAACGGCCTGCTGATCGCGGTAGTCGGCGTGTCGCCTATTCTTGCCACGCTGGGCACCATGACGCTGATCGCCGGGCTGAATATTCTGCTGTCCAACGGCGCGGTGATTTCAGGCTTCCCCCCGCTGATTCAGTTTCTCGGCAACGGGGATATTTTTGGCGTGCCCTTTGCCCTGCTGCTGTTCCTGCTGGTGGCTTTCGGGCTGTGGGTTTTACTGGAGCAGACTACGCTGGGCCGCAGCATCTACCTGCTGGGATCTAACGAACAGGCCACGCGCTTCAGCGGAGTGAACACCGCAAAGGTGCAGATCATTGTCTACATTTTCTCCGCTCTTTTAAGCTGGGGGGCGGCTTTACTGATGATGTCGATGTTTAACTCCGCCAAAGCGGGCTATGGCGAATCCTGGCTGCTGGTGACCATCCTGGCTTCGGTGCTGGGCGGCGTGAATCCGGAGGGCGGATTTGGCCGGGTGATCGGGCTGGTGCTGGCGCTGATCGTCTTACAAATGCTGGAAAGTGGGCTGAATCTGCTGGGCGTGAGCAGCTATCTGACGATGGCGCTCTGGGGCGGCGTACTTATCCTGTTTATTGCGTTACAGAATCGCAGAGGCCGAGGCTGA